A genomic stretch from Candidatus Thorarchaeota archaeon includes:
- a CDS encoding nucleotide sugar dehydrogenase, translated as MTTKVVVIGMGYVGIPCAALLADVDGMEVTGLQRRSKRSGWKIDVLNSGKSPFEGVEPGLDELIAKVVERGTFHVTSDISVLADADIILIDVQTPTDAQNMPRYDSLRQVSENIGKHIKKGAMVIVESTVAPGTTQNVVQNIIEKESGLKGGRDFDLAFSYERVMPGKLLEYIQNMPRVVGGITPKSTDRAVDLYSSIVNEKIYTTDTLSAELAKTIENAYRDVNIAFANEMALVCESLGVNIYEIIDLINARDDRHMHIPGAGVGGHCLPKDPWLLRYGLYEYGSWKVEPEFISLARRVNDSMPIHMTDLVENGLRAKGVSIHDATVTVLGVAYLENSDDTRNTPAAGLISGLQSRGADVIIHDPYVTRWVFTDHEIEKDILQACKDSDCAALVTKHDEYYSIDLGELKKAMRTPVIVDGRNVFDQDTIEGEGFEYRCVGKQGIDRT; from the coding sequence ATGACGACTAAAGTTGTTGTAATTGGAATGGGCTATGTTGGAATCCCCTGTGCTGCATTATTAGCCGATGTTGACGGGATGGAAGTGACCGGTCTTCAGAGGAGATCCAAAAGATCTGGTTGGAAAATCGATGTGTTGAACAGCGGTAAATCCCCATTTGAAGGCGTTGAACCGGGTCTTGACGAACTCATTGCAAAGGTTGTTGAAAGAGGTACATTTCATGTTACTTCAGATATCAGCGTGTTGGCAGACGCAGATATCATTCTCATCGATGTACAAACACCGACTGACGCACAAAATATGCCACGGTACGATTCCCTCAGGCAGGTTAGTGAGAACATCGGAAAGCACATCAAGAAGGGAGCTATGGTGATTGTTGAGTCCACAGTTGCTCCTGGAACGACCCAGAATGTTGTTCAAAACATCATTGAGAAGGAGTCAGGCTTGAAAGGCGGGAGAGATTTCGATTTGGCATTCTCGTATGAAAGAGTTATGCCAGGAAAGCTCCTAGAATATATCCAAAACATGCCAAGGGTTGTTGGGGGAATAACACCAAAGAGCACTGACCGAGCTGTCGATCTTTATTCTAGTATTGTGAACGAGAAGATATACACTACAGATACGCTTAGTGCTGAATTGGCAAAAACCATTGAGAACGCCTATAGAGATGTGAATATCGCATTTGCTAATGAGATGGCTCTGGTTTGTGAAAGTCTAGGCGTGAATATCTATGAGATAATAGACCTCATCAACGCTCGAGATGACAGACACATGCATATTCCAGGTGCGGGAGTTGGTGGTCATTGCCTTCCGAAAGACCCCTGGCTACTAAGATACGGGTTATATGAGTATGGTAGTTGGAAAGTTGAACCCGAGTTCATATCACTTGCTCGAAGAGTTAACGACAGCATGCCAATTCACATGACTGATCTTGTAGAGAACGGTTTGCGTGCAAAAGGCGTTTCTATCCACGATGCAACTGTTACAGTTCTTGGTGTCGCATACCTTGAAAACTCAGATGATACTAGAAACACACCAGCAGCCGGCCTAATTTCTGGATTGCAATCTAGAGGGGCAGATGTCATAATTCATGATCCCTATGTCACGAGGTGGGTTTTCACCGACCATGAAATCGAAAAGGACATTCTCCAAGCTTGCAAGGATTCTGATTGCGCCGCCCTAGTGACCAAACATGATGAATATTACAGCATCGACTTGGGCGAATTAAAGAAAGCAATGAGAACGCCAGTAATAGTCGATGGGCGAAATGTATTTGACCAAGATACAATTGAAGGCGAAGGATTTGAGTATCGCTGCGTAGGCAAGCAAGGAATTGACAGGACGTAA
- a CDS encoding 4Fe-4S binding protein, with translation MARPLWFVELLKKAFPHRNIIALFTHIPIIGGLIDKILFESDDIVYLPTDNVATKTIPINQSLEQPKQSAIPSQIVHHFIEKANYHWIMNFCICRSANECEDYPVDLGCLFLGEAVKGINPQLGRLVTKEEAHEHVRKAREAGLVHMIGRNKLDAMWLNVKPEHKLMSICNCCPCCCLWRVLPKMSPEISRKVTRIEGVNVTVTDACTGCGACIEDICFVDAIRLKEGKAVISDDCRGCGRCVEVCPQNAITLTIEDEDFVNHTVRKLEQTVDTE, from the coding sequence ATGGCCCGACCTCTCTGGTTTGTTGAGCTTCTGAAGAAGGCATTTCCACACAGGAATATCATAGCATTGTTTACACATATTCCAATCATTGGAGGCCTAATCGACAAGATTCTCTTTGAGAGCGATGATATAGTATACCTGCCCACAGACAATGTTGCAACCAAAACCATTCCCATCAATCAGTCTCTGGAACAACCGAAACAGAGCGCCATCCCGTCCCAGATCGTCCATCATTTCATAGAGAAAGCTAATTACCACTGGATAATGAACTTCTGTATTTGCCGTAGTGCAAACGAATGCGAAGATTATCCAGTCGACCTTGGATGTTTGTTCTTGGGAGAAGCAGTAAAGGGCATCAATCCACAGCTTGGAAGATTAGTGACAAAAGAAGAAGCTCATGAACATGTCAGAAAAGCTAGAGAGGCGGGACTTGTTCACATGATTGGACGGAACAAGCTGGATGCCATGTGGTTGAATGTGAAACCTGAGCACAAACTCATGTCAATCTGTAACTGTTGCCCCTGTTGTTGCCTCTGGCGAGTTCTCCCTAAGATGTCTCCAGAAATAAGCAGGAAAGTCACAAGAATAGAAGGCGTAAATGTCACAGTGACGGATGCCTGTACCGGATGCGGGGCATGTATTGAGGATATATGTTTCGTGGACGCAATTAGACTCAAAGAGGGAAAGGCGGTAATCAGTGATGATTGTCGGGGATGCGGCAGATGTGTTGAAGTCTGTCCTCAGAATGCGATAACCCTCACTATTGAAGACGAAGATTTTGTTAATCATACAGTTCGAAAACTTGAACAGACTGTTGACACCGAGTGA